DNA from Ananas comosus cultivar F153 linkage group 12, ASM154086v1, whole genome shotgun sequence:
TGGGCCCGTATCATGCCAAAGTAGTCAGCCATCCCCTGCCCGGTACTCGAGGTGGATGAGGCGATCACAGGAATCAAGCTTGCCCACCTTTTCCAGATACAGTAATAAATGCCCAGATTCGTCTTTGCAGGACCCTTAAGCTCCGAACACGGAGCGTTGACAAAAATTGTTCCTGTTGCCTCCGAAAACCCCCCGCCTGCCGCCCCGTCAGGTATCCCATTTAATGCCACGTCAACCTCAGGCAATTTCGAAATCCAGACCGTTGGGCCACTCACTCCGACAATCGCCGGGCCCTTCGTGGTCGTTTCCTCCTGACCCTGCCGTAGGGAGTCGGCCGGAGTTGAAGCAGAGTTCCAAACTAGCGAAGCGTCCGGAGCGAGGACATCTCTCCTTCTATCCCGAATTTCTGACGAATTCCAAGAGGCGTCCGAACTTGAAGAACCGGCGGCCGACGAGCGTCGCCCTCTTATAGATCCGGCCGAGCGACGATGATATTCTGGGCCTCTCTGTGAAGGGTCGTGATGATCGGTCCGTTCGTTAGGAGGGTTGCGAGGATCGATGACATCGCAACGGCCCCATCTCTCGAGCTGGATGAGCACCGAGAGCGAGTGATCGCCTACCGTGATTTCCAGGTTTTCTGGGATGTCGGAGAGAAAGTTGACAGAGATGAGACATCGGTATCCAGTGAGATCCACCATGCGTGACGAGAAGTCGTCCGCCCGTATGAAGCGACCGAATCCGCCGACCAACGCCGCCACCGTACGAGAGGACCAACACTCGTATGGTAAACATACAAGCCGGATCCAAACGTTGTACGTGAGCGAAGCCCTTCGAAGCCCGTGATAGGGATTCCAGGGGAAGCAGTGTAATCTCAGGTTGTCCAACGAAAGTATCTCTCTTCGGATCAGTAGGTCGGCCGGCACCCACTCCGGGAGGAAGATCAGAAAGTCACGTTGACTGAACTTGGCTACGTGGAAATCAGTCGGGAAGCCGCCAAAACGACTCGCCATCTTGTTCGCAATTGTCTCCTGAGGGAAATGACCCAAGTTCTTGGGGGGAAGCACGTCAACCAGAATCGCGTTGCGGCAGCGATTCTGCCTGGTGTAGAAATCTTCTGTCTGTGGTACAAACGCGCTGAGGTAGGACGGTCGGGCCCTCATCTCCCTGTAAACCGCCATTGGTAGCCGGTCCATGCAGGCTCGTGCGACGTGGCCCGTCTTGAAGCACCGCACACACCGGAGCGGCGCTCGACAGCTAGCTGCCCGATGGTTAGAGCCCAGGCACCTAAAACACTTCCCTTTGAAGAAAGATTTGGGCGGTGTTTTGAAGACGGGGTTGAAGTTGGTGCTCTGACCACTGCAAGGGGCTCGTAGCGGTTTATGTGTGGGAGATAGAAGAGCATCCTTATACGTCTTGTATGAACCTGAAGTGAAGGAGGGTAACTTCTTTCCGAATCCCGTGTCAGATCTCCCTCTGTTGTAAATCGTCGACGTGTCAGTAGATCGTGGAATGGGTGTGGGGTCGCCAGGAGAACCAAGCGCTTTGTGAGTTAATGCAAGCCCCACTTCGTCAGCCCACACCACCTTCTTGCTAGATGCAGAGCCTCCTTCAAACCTTTGAAGGCCAGGGTAGTTGCCCTCTTTAACGCTAGATTTCTTAATTATCACCGTTGATCTCTCAGTCCATCCTTGAGAATGACCACTGGCCTCTATAGCTGCAGGGGTAGCCGGCGACGACGAAGCGGCGAGTCTCTCGCGAGAACCCGTCACCTTACACCAATGTGTAGAACAGGTAAGACCTCCTATCTTCTCGAACTCTGTCTTCTTATCCAAGCTCCGATCTGTTACTCGAGCTTTgcctttttcctcttccttaCTAGCAATCCGATCTAAAACACGAGCTTTGCCTTTTATCTCTTTCTCACCCGTCTTCTCCTTTTTCCGTTCACCACCATCTTCCTCACCAGCTCTCACTTTTTCATTAGCAGCCAAGAACTTGGTGGAGACTTTGCGGAGCTTGCCGAGGACTTTCGTGTGGGGCTCCGCCACCATCTTCCCTTTTCCTCTATTTACTTCTTAGACAAGTAAAATATATATGGATGTTATCAATGTGATTAGATGGTTTTATGTAAGAAGGAAATATTTCTTCATTCTCCCGtgtaatactaataataataataaccataATACTTAATTAGGTGATAATGGGCGAGATAACTTGATTAATCAAGTAGTGTATATAAATGAAAACACCTCTtaggccctttttttttttattgttttaaccacacaaataatttatactaattatatCATCTCTAACAATATaatgacttaaaaaaaaaaaaaacaactttttGGTATTACTGGTATTATTATCttactataataaaataaacaaacatTTCTCCACAATgtccaaataaaagaaaaaaaaaagaagatatgtacatattaaaaaaaaaaaaatcatattagaTAGATCAAACAGAACGAAAAAGATATGCACATATTAAAGaagtatattaatattaaacCCAAATAAGTCCAAATAATAAGGATGGTCaaagaaaatattgaaaatgtcACAAGAAGCATATGGATGGAAAATCCCCTTTGTGGGTACAAATTTTTCCCAACCTAACTCTCACATATATATGGTGGAGATCATTTCGTGtgcactctttctctctccgtAGTCTCCTTACACTGTTCGAGAACGAAGGAGTAGTACTTCTGGGAGGGAGAGCTCCCCACCGCTccatctccttcctcctcccttCTACGACGATCTCATCGGTTTATCTCTTCGATCGGCGCGTCTGTAAGCGATTTCTGTggtttttccccctttttttttcatctcgGAATCTCTAATTCGTCCCCCTTTTGATCCTGTGGCCACTTTTTCCTGCTAAAGTCGCCGTTTTGGCATCTGGGTTGGGCTTGCTTCCCGATTCTGTGATTTGGGTCTGCGTCAGAACTTCACAAAATTGATGGGTTTTGCGGTTTGGGAATTGGGCGTTTCGTGGGATTTGGATGATTCTTGAGTGGGAGTTAAGATTGATGTGCTTGATGTATAGAAACCGACAAGGCTATGCTTGAATTGAGGTTTGTAGCCACACATTTGTGTTGGTGAAGTGACCAGTCACTTGTAGAAATGGAGCATTGACATGTAATCAGAACAGTAGATTACGATAGTTGAAGATGATATTATGAACCGCATATCCAAACAATCTCGATTTTCATCTTCTCAGTTGCAGACAATGCGTAGATGTTTTTCTACATAACTCTTCTTGTAATAAGTTATTTTGTAATCAACTTTTTGGCGCACCTCTGATGTTTCGGCACATATCTTAATCTTCTATATTACCATGTGCTTACTGCATTAATATGCATTTCTAGCTCAGGCATGCTTGTACTTGTTGCTTGCATCTACAGGTGCTAGCTCCATTCATGAAATATGGCTGGCAATACGTCGGCCCTTATACGGTGTCGCAAATTGATTAGAGTACCTCCTTAGCGGTACAACTCTGCAGGGATAAATGGCTCGGAAAGGAGGCCAACACAAGAATGGACTGCATCGCAATGTACCTAGCCAAAAAGGCAAAGCTTCAGAACCATTATCAAAACAGAAGCCAAAGACGCATGAAAGAAAGATCGTTGATACAGAACCTCTAGTTTCTGATCATGGAGCGGGAGGTTTTGTGGAAAACGACATAGTTTCAGATGTTTCCACATCAAGAGGGGATGACGAGATAGACTTTTCTTTCGATCACAAtcaaaatgaagaagaaaactTGATGGACCAAAATGGGTCTTCATATGCAGTGGCTTCTCAAAGGTTAAGAGCTTTTCTGCTTTATCTCATGAAAAATGTAAATGGATGGATAGAACGGCAGAGACCATATTTCTCAGCTTTTACAACCATTTTATGTAAGGGCTGTACGTATGTCCGCAAGAAATTCGAGCATGTTCACCCTGTTATTTGGACGTGGATGTTGTACTTTGGAAAATTGGTGCTGCTTATATCTATGGTTTGGCTCGACTGCAGTATAAGAGGTCTCGATTCTTTACTGCGAATGGGAACAACATCCTTCTTTACAGTGCTTTGGTGCAGCTTCCTCTCAGTTTCTGCGATGATTGGATTTGTTAAAATGCTTGTAGTCATGGTTAGTTAAACTGCGCAAAGTTGTTAAATCTCTGATTCAAATATATACCTCTGTTATTACCTTGTCAATCGAAAGTTTTAGTTCTTACTAAAGTTATCTTTGGTTCAGGTAATTGCTGCCTTGGTGGCTGCATTCATTGGTCTAGGGCTTGCAATCATGTTAACTTCTATTATTGCAATAACAGTCTTGTGGATATATGGAAGCTTCTGGACAACAGCCCTTGTCATCCTTCTAGGAGGTtcatattttacatattttttttaaaaaaagtgttattttctataaattataCATCCATGAAACATCCTTCACCTTTTAACTTTTATGTATTTCTTTCAAGCATTAACAGAATTTAGCCTGTCCTCTAAAATGCAGGTGCTTCCTTTGCATTGAGTCATGAACGAATTGCTCTTCTCGTGACCACTCTCTATTCCATGTATTGTGCAAGAGGCTACTTGGGATGGCTTGGCTTAATTATGGGCCTCAACTTGTCTTTCATTTCGAGTGATGTTCTAGTACACTTCCTAAAGAACTACATAAATGAGCAAAAACCTAGTGAGCAGGGAGAGCCACATAATGAAAATCAAGGTGGAGAAGGTCATTTCTATGCAGAACCCTTTCATTCTTCGCAAGAAGCCGATCGCAGTGCTGGTGTTCCTTCAACTAGTGGAAGCGAGAAAGAGTTGACATCTGAAGAGGAAGTTGTTCGATTGTTGAACTGTACGGATCACTATTCGGCTTTAGGATTGCCTCGTTATGAGAATATAGATGTTTCTTTACTCAAAAAGGAATACAAAAGAAAGGTAATAGCTAAAATAATCTCTAGTTGTTGATTTCTAAAGCcttatattttactatataattaGCATAAGCGCTTGAGATATTTACATATGTACTCCTGCAAAATTATCTACTTCGGATGACTACCCAACtccatataatatataacaacCTGCATTATCCAGGGGTGTATACGAAGATTCAGATTTACAGtgttatatatagaactaaataATATGCTGGGATATATGTAAAAGATAAGCactttttaatttgtaattatagtTGCAATTTACTTTTCTAGGCAATGCTTGTGCATCCTGATAAGAATATGGGCAATGAGAAAGCTGCTGAAGCATTCAAGAAGCTTCAAAATGCATATGAGGTAAGTTTTGACGATTCCTTTGTCTTGTATGCACTCTGAATCAAATCAGCACTTCAGatttgtatatttttctatGTTATCTCTTATTGCAGTTTAAATCTTTATTTCAGGTTCTTCTAGATTCTCTGAAACGGAAAATGTATGATGATGAACTGCGGAGAGAAGAGCTAATAAACTATTTCCGGAGGTTTCAGAATGCTTCTCAGAAGGTCTTTCTCTAATTTCTTTGATTGGTTTTTGACTAATTTATAAAGTCAAGTTTTTAGCCTCAACAGAGTTTAGTTGAATTCATATTTAAAGTGCCATATGTTATGTGCAAAACATGAGAATAACACATGTAAATCGCATATCTTTCTTAGGAAATTCCAGCCCCTAAAGTCTTGTTGAAGAATGCCTACACTAGAACACTATAAAACATTATAGTTGAATCCATCTATAGTTGAATCCATCTATCTGATATGAATGTTTTGGCTTTAGTTCTCGATCGACATTCATGAAATCTTTACTAAATTAGGCCTGCATATAGTACAGATATattgataatattatatatgtcgTCCGTCATTATAATGTGcaccatatatatacatatacatacatacatacacacacacacacacacacacacacacacacacacacacacacacacacatatatatatatatatatatatatatgtatattaatcATCAAGCCTCTTATGAGTTTATCATGTGTTATATTCCAGGTCGTTGAATTATATGCTGGCACACATAACCTTACATaaaagaagggagagagagagagagagagagacgagaacATTATGGTCTTTCTTTAATACCTATGCTTCACGTTAATAATCTTAAATGGAAAGGTTTGAAAATGCTTTTATTAGATATGGCAAGCTAGTGTCACAAACTTGAGTTTAGCCTTTTTTGCTACATAGTTTAGGACTCATATTGTTAAGTTGTAAGTTGCTTACTCTAGTTAGTAAGTTGGATTTCAATTCAGTATGATCACCAAGTGAGACCATCTTCTTATTCTGTACATAATTTTTGCAGTCCTTGGTCCTAATTTGTGTTTCCTTGATAAtgtttttaattagtaattttttgttctttcagaAGGGAAGACATGGTAATTTTAGATCTGGGTTTGGTCATTCTGAAGTTGATGGTGAAGGCCCACGTGGTGGTGGAGAATCAAGAAGAATAGCTTGCAAGAAATGCGGCAATTTTCATCTCTGGATCTGGACAGAGAGGACTAAGTCTCAAGCCCGGTGGTGTCAGGTTTACTtttactcttcttcttcgtaatgCATTGTTTCTGCATTCTTGTCCTTGCAAATATGTGAATTGTGCAAGTAATCCTGTAAAGTTGGTATTTGCATGCGCACAACATAACTACGCCGATGAGGTTTGTATATTTTCTTGATACCCCCCTTGCACAGGCATGAATGCAATTAATTATACTTTTCAGCGGCTCTGGTGCAAATACCAAGTGTTATTTTACAAATAACTGCATATTTGcagacatatatatgaaaacaaAAACATTAGCAGAAAACAGTTGCATCAGTCATGACTTTTCATGAAGTAtatgtaagatatggatcccaaagatctaaaaggtaaataacacctagagggggatgaataggtgtaaacggcaaaATCAAAACTCCCAATgcaaatttaaagtaaaagcGGAAATCAAAAACAACACACTGAGATTTAATGTGGGAAAACtctaatttggagaaaaacccacgggaccgatcacgcgaaaaATCCACTATAGAAAcaattgagtacaagtgatttaccaaaaatacatgactcaatttaccgaatcctcgttgtagattatcttcgccggtcctcgatcgatcgaACTCTTTCAACCGATCACGCTACAACCCCTCGCGGTAAACACgcctcgaatccacgaagcgcccaccgaatccacggcCTTCACGTGAAGTCCACGCGCCAATGCTCCATCCGGAGCTCGAAGAATTTTAATACTTTGTGGTGATTTAAAAACTTAGAAAGCACATATGATATAAGGAGAAACCCTAATTAGTTCATCACCAATCTAATTCTCAAAGATCCATTGAAATTGAAATAGAAGAATTGAATCGATGATCAAAACCAAAAAACTTGATTTTCAAAACATTGATCGAAAACTCTAAAACAAGCTCTTAGGGTTTCAAAAAGGTTTTCTCTCTAAGCTCACATCATATGGGgctcctcatatcatatttataggtttagaagacttctagaaAGACTAGGATTTTAAAaacacaattttaaaaactgacgacggtctcagggtccggacttcccgagggtccggaccttgaagGTCCGGATCGTGAAGCTAGGGTCCGAACCCTCTCTGCGTATCAGAAAGTATATGATACGGGGTCCGGATCCTAACCCGTGAGTCCGGACCCTTGCTATGTAACAAGATTATCCTAATACGGGGTCTGGATCCTAACCAGAGGGTTCGaaccctcgctgcgtgacaagATTAGCCTGGTACGGGGTCCGGATCCTAACtcgagggtccggaccctcgctGCATACACGCAGAGAGGACCTACGAGGTCCGGATCCTCCTTAGGGTCTGGATCTCGAACCTTGAAAAACTCAGAATTTTTcagtttttatatttaaaaacaatcctaagtcttctaaacactTTTACTCAAGTATATTTTCACCACAAACTAGTAGCCTACATACCTGAGTAAACGAGCATCACGAATGAGTCTTTGCCTCACAAGTCTTATAATCTTGGCTTCAATTCTTCATCTTCAACttttcaagactccattcgacttcacAAAATCCACCAACTTAGAAAAATCCTTAACCGTGTGAACTTCTTCTGCATTGCAGGATTGCAAGGATTTTCATCAGGCTAAAGATGGCGATGGATGGGTTGAACAGTCTTTCCAACCCCTTTTGTTTGGGTTGCTTCAAAAGGTACttgtatttttttcttcttccgcAGTTCCTGTTTTTTATCCTAATAGAAAAGGGTTgcctgtttttatttttgagcaCCTCTTATGCCATGTGGTATATTTATGTCCTTAACATGttgattttttatttgcaaCACCTCTTTTTGGCAAATTCCTTTTATACACTGATAAAATCTTTTTACTTACATACTGAACATTCTTAACATTATATATTCACCTTGCAAAAACTTTGCTTGTCATATCTATCCTTCGTACTTGCTAAACTTTCCCATTCTAAAAAACATTCTGCAATTAATTTAAAATGCAATTATTTTAATCCCAAGGATAAAGTAGTTCTGGGGCTTGGTAAAACAGAATCCATGTGTCATCTTGGGATAATCTGTTAGGCCTCTGATAACTTGTCCCAGTGCAAAAGCAAATGTCTCGGAAACAACTGGATATAAGCTCACTTATTCCAGGTTTATCCCCGAATCAAACAGGATTTAAGAAACTGCATTTTTGAGGGTTATTTGAATTTTACAGTgtcatatataaaaatttgattttgcgGGGATATATGTAAACGCcctaattctattttatttttttatttaatgacTATGATGTTTACCGTGTTTATTGGATGCTATGTGTGTAGATGGATCAACCGTGTGCATATGTTTGCGCGGGGAGCAGGATTTATGATGTTACTGAATGGTTCATCTGTCAGGTACATAATATTCAGCCCAGCTAGATATATCAAATGTTTTCACCATATCTTGCTATTTTAGAACATTTCTTCTCGCAATCGCACTTGTATATATAGTGTAATCCATGCTGtagtttgttttatttcttgTTCTCTGGCGTCATTTTGCAAAAACTCCAATTTCTCTATGCATGCATCTTTAATAATCTCTGTTATTTCAGGGAATGAGATGTCCAGCAAACACTCACAAGCCGAGCTTTCATGTCAACACCAACCTCACGAAATTAAGTAATTCGAAGGGGAGCAGAATGCAAAATGCCAATCTCGATGAAACAATGACCGAGGAGGAATTCTTCGAGTGGTTGCAGAACGCGGTGCAGTCGGGAGCATTTGAATCCTTTAGCACGGAAAGCGAGAGCCCTTCAGCTCAAAGCGGAAGCTGTTCGAAGAGCGGCctcaagaagaagaggaaagggaAGAAGCAATGGTGAACTGGAATGGAGATTGTTGCTGCGCACATTAAAGAGCTTTATGAGAAAAAAGTGGGGGAATAACAGGAAAACTGTAGAGCTCCAAAATGTTTGGGCTTGATCGTGCTATCATAATTTTGATCCAAGTGATGTAGTTTTTCAGTTGAGAAGGAGAGATATAATCGCTTTCAAATTTAAGCCATGATtctaattttctctcttttctatgATTTCATGAAACAAGACATTGTCGATCCAATCATCAATTCCGAAGTTCATGTACAAGGTAGTGAGAAATAAcaattttttactgttaaaaGTATGTGGAAATATCTCTGTATTTTCTTTCCTTATGTTAGGGTGAGCTTCACAATCTGAGGGAAGGGCTGTCACATTCTCTCCATGCAAATAATGTCACTCGTCTTTTAGTAGAATGATGATGAAATGCATTGCCTCCCTCGACAATTTTGTtggctctttttttcttttctttttgcttttggttttgtttttgttttggtttggttttgttgttcttgttgttgttgttgttgttgttgttataaAGGAAAGGTAAGAGATGTTTCTGCGTCTGTAATAGCTTCGTTATATCGGTTGATGCTTGTGGAATTTGTGTGGGTTTGTTGCTCCTTGATTGAAGAGGTGAAAAAGCTCTGGACCAGCGAAGTGGTTTTTtcacgaaaaaagaaaaaaaagttaaagaaaaaTCTGCAACTGTTTGCAGTATCTAATTATACCTCTGAGCATATGTAATCTGCACCTACAGTTTTTGCGTAATTTGGATGTGTTCTTGATATGTACtgcctttttttatatatatgaagtcttaaaattttagtattttggaGCTTTCTGTTATGTTCTTCGATTGTTCAGTGGAGAGTATACTCGAGCAAAATTAATCAGATCGCCTTAAATGGAAACGAAATTCAAACTCTCATCTTCGCGTTTGCCTCCGTATATCTATGGAACTAGAAAAGTGGTtggtgaatgatttatcgtgttcacaaataaaataataaataatttgttctGTCACGGTGATCATCACTACTTTGGGCAGGGGGCAATCCTGTAAATAAATCTTTTAACAGGGCCTCCTggtaacccaaaaaaaaaaaaaaaaaaaaaaaaaaaaacccaccttATCTCCTGCATTAATACATCTCCGACCTTCGCGTTGTAACCCCTTCCCCCCGAGCACTCCATTTCCACAACCATGGAGGCCACTCTCATGGCCTcatcctcgtcgtcctcctccgcttcTTCTTCGATTTCGCCCACTATTCCACGCGCCCCCTCTCTACGATCCTCTCATGGAGAGAGGTtaatctctcaaagagtgttaTTCTCTACTGTGTTCCCTTTTCAGAAGAAGCTCTTCGCCCAAGGTAGGAGCGAGAGGGGGAACCTATTCATTGCTGCCgcgaagaagagaaaggaaaagaagccATTTGATTCCCACAGCTTTGTTCCCAAGCCGGATGAGGCCACCGGGCCCTTCCCAGAAGCCGTTTTGCTTAAAAAGGTGGGATTTTGGAGTAGACCCATTGCgattttcccttttcttttgggaaTCTTTGGCTTATTTTTGGTGTGCAAATGCATATATTTGGTGATTGAGCTTTGGAGGTTAATGcttgccttttattttgttcccCGTTTACATGCCTTCTTTTAAGAACTATTAGCGTTTGTAGTAAAATTTGGGGCTCATTTGGTTGTTGCTTGTTGGTTATCTTGCAGAAAACAATCAGAGAAGATGGCCGAGTTTTACCCGAATTTGCCGATGCCGAAGAAGGTCGTagattttttttgtcatttagatttttcatttatttttttcagtttCTCATGAGAGTGCAATTTCCCCACTTTTTAACACTGATTAGTGAAAAATATCTTTGTGGTATGCAGAGGAGCTGTTTGAATTCCTCAGCCTCCAGCTAGAGAGCGATTTAAATGTCGAAAGAAGTGAGTTCTCTAATGCCTTCTATTTAGTAGTTTTATAATGTGATCACAATCCTTGTTAGAAGATACAGCATGAATGAAGCATACTCGCCGTGGGTTCTTTCCTTCTGATAGAAGGCTAATGTGCTTATCCTGCTCTTTGTTCTCTTCTTTGTATTCATTGTTTTTCTCTCTGAAGGTCGAATTTAGGAAAGCCTCTAAACAGTTAGGGAAGCATGAAATTGAACTAATGTCAGAAAATTCAACTAGTCATGTCGCGGAGATATTTGCCGACATGCGAACCAAATAGAAAGAAAGCTTGTTACTAATTGAAACCAACTTCGAAAATGTCCCTCACAATGTGTTGTCTTGTTTTGTGAAGTAGCGAGTGGCAGCTCCTATTGTAGCGATGAGTAGGTGTGGTTCTTTTTATTCTGTGTATTTATCAACCACTGTTTATTTCAAAGTCAATGGTTCCGACGGAGCTTGTGTTTTTCGAGCAGTTTACAAGAGGTCAGATTTGCCATTGTGCATATAAAAGACATTCTAGTTTCTATTAAATGTAGAATTACAAATAAATTGGTGGACGACGAAGGTAGAAAAGTGATTGATAATGAGACTTTAGATGCTTCTTTCTATAATTTTGATCTCATCCGTGGGCTCACTGCTTGTGTTCATTGCCAGTGCGCCATTACGAAGTGGTCTATTTAATCCACCAAGACCGTGTAGATGAGGTGGACAGTGTTGTAGCGAAAGTACAAGGTACATTTCTGTCAGAAGTTCATTTCCTTATTTATCACTGTGTAAATTCAATTGTATGATTAGTGTAACTTCAAGTTATCGAGTGATTGTTGCTACAAACAATTTGGTAGTCTTTGTCCCATTTGGCTgggaaaaagccaaaaaaaaaaaaaggaacgaaGAAAGGATCACCAGCATATCATGGAAGTGGTAGTGAATAGTTTATAGACTTGCATGAGATTTGCTCGACTCTTTCATGGAATTTGTTGGTCAAATTTGTGCTTTTACTTGCCAATTCTGTTTCAGTGAGGTGTTCGTGCGTCATGCATTTGATTACTGTTTGAAACCACACTTTCGGACTAGTGAAATGCTTAATACATAGTCCATGGCTTATCTCTGTATGTATCTTCCTCTCTACCTCTTATGGCAGAGTTTGTTCGAGAGAAGAAGGGCAGGATTTGGAGGCTAAATGACTGGGGGCTTCGAAGACTCGCATACAAAATCAAGAAAACGACCCATGCGAACTACATTTTAATGAACTTTGAAATTGACGCGAAGCATATCAACGATTTCAAGAGCGTGCTGGACAAGGACGAGCGGATCATTAGACATCTTGTTATGAAGAGAGACGAAGCCATCACAGAGGATTGCCCTCCGCCACAGGAGTTCCACTCATTGCGAGCGCAAGAAGGGACAGCAGATGGTGATGACGATGGTGGTGATGAGTTAGATTTGGATGgttatgatgatggtgatgggGAGAATATTGTTGTAATTGATGATGATtatgatgatgaagatgatcAGGGCACTAGAAGCGGGAGAACATCAAAAGCTGAGAAGATAGCAATGTAGTTCAATtgtcgttttcttttttttgttttcttttttctctcttaatgTTGTGAGAACACCTCTTATTAGGCGATGCGATAAGTAATGGGTAGCTAGTCTTTGGCTGGCACATTGT
Protein-coding regions in this window:
- the LOC109717889 gene encoding uncharacterized protein LOC109717889, producing the protein MEATLMASSSSSSSASSSISPTIPRAPSLRSSHGERLISQRVLFSTVFPFQKKLFAQGRSERGNLFIAAAKKRKEKKPFDSHSFVPKPDEATGPFPEAVLLKKKTIREDGRVLPEFADAEEEELFEFLSLQLESDLNVERMRHYEVVYLIHQDRVDEVDSVVAKVQEFVREKKGRIWRLNDWGLRRLAYKIKKTTHANYILMNFEIDAKHINDFKSVLDKDERIIRHLVMKRDEAITEDCPPPQEFHSLRAQEGTADGDDDGGDELDLDGYDDGDGENIVVIDDDYDDEDDQGTRSGRTSKAEKIAM
- the LOC109718297 gene encoding uncharacterized protein LOC109718297; amino-acid sequence: MARKGGQHKNGLHRNVPSQKGKASEPLSKQKPKTHERKIVDTEPLVSDHGAGGFVENDIVSDVSTSRGDDEIDFSFDHNQNEEENLMDQNGSSYAVASQRLRAFLLYLMKNVNGWIERQRPYFSAFTTILCKGCTYVRKKFEHVHPVIWTWMLYFGKLVLLISMVWLDCSIRGLDSLLRMGTTSFFTVLWCSFLSVSAMIGFVKMLVVMVIAALVAAFIGLGLAIMLTSIIAITVLWIYGSFWTTALVILLGGASFALSHERIALLVTTLYSMYCARGYLGWLGLIMGLNLSFISSDVLVHFLKNYINEQKPSEQGEPHNENQGGEGHFYAEPFHSSQEADRSAGVPSTSGSEKELTSEEEVVRLLNCTDHYSALGLPRYENIDVSLLKKEYKRKAMLVHPDKNMGNEKAAEAFKKLQNAYEVLLDSLKRKMYDDELRREELINYFRRFQNASQKKGRHGNFRSGFGHSEVDGEGPRGGGESRRIACKKCGNFHLWIWTERTKSQARWCQDCKDFHQAKDGDGWVEQSFQPLLFGLLQKMDQPCAYVCAGSRIYDVTEWFICQGMRCPANTHKPSFHVNTNLTKLSNSKGSRMQNANLDETMTEEEFFEWLQNAVQSGAFESFSTESESPSAQSGSCSKSGLKKKRKGKKQW